A stretch of Rhododendron vialii isolate Sample 1 chromosome 4a, ASM3025357v1 DNA encodes these proteins:
- the LOC131324743 gene encoding pentatricopeptide repeat-containing protein At2g26790, mitochondrial-like: protein MFGRPPTATATATTTTTRLVYCWGAKLIKNSHVHPIGRTQFVRLKSAVSAVASELRRPPPYYLPGLVASDEDEDIICAHKNSGNGVGNALGQSDTCKVVEILNSLREEPCHALSFFDQLKEQGFVHNVSTYMAIIRILCYWGMDMRLDSILLGVIKSNDKHLGFKVSDLFEALIEWIEAKGPESLIRAFDALVKAYVSIGNFDEAIDTLFQTKRRGLIPNIMTCNFLLNCLIESRKNDTAVAVFRQFKRLGLSPNDYSYCIVIKALCRKGSLEEAADIFQEMEEAGLTPNAFTYTTYIEGLCLQARSDLGYEVLKAWREQNIPIDVFTYFVVIRGFVNESKLKEAECVLLDMDEHGVVPDAYCYGSLIRGYCKIGHILKALALHNEMATKCIKTNCVIVGVILQCLCQMGMADEAVDQFNNFKELRIFLDEVAYNIVVNALCKLGKLEAAVGLLDEMKSKKMSLDVVHYTTLIGGYCLQGKLLDALKLFEEIREKGLKPDIVTYNVLALGLSRNGLAQEALNLLDYMEGQGLKASVVTHKMIIEGLCTGGKVKEAEIFFNGLEEKNLGHCDAMVNGYCEAGNTREAYELFIKLPKQGFSLSRSSCLKLLSNLCIEGENDKALALFEAVLASDDAPCKIMYSKLMAAFCSSGDMRKAQWVFDTMVRTGITPDVINYTMMINGYCRVNCLREACEVLKDMKGRGIEPDVITYTVLIDGHSKEKMKKDRCLPNAKGSKGEQNEVATLWSEMKEIEQKPDVISYTVLIDCHCKSDNLEDAAVLFDEMIDRGLEPDNVTYTALLRGYCRQGYADRAVTLLNDMISRGIQPDSHTMSALHHGILQAKKVQFCH from the coding sequence ATGTTTGGAAGGCCACCTACTGCTACTGCTACTGCTACTACTACCACTACAAGGTTGGTTTATTGTTGGGGTGCGAAATTGATAAAAAACTCTCATGTTCACCCTATTGGTAGAACTCAATTTGTTAGACTCAAGTCGGCGGTTTCAGCCGTTGCTTCCGAGTTAAGGAGGCCTCCTCCTTACTACTTGCCTGGCTTAGTTGCTTCTGACGAAGACGAAGATATAATTTGTGCCCATAAAAACAGCGGCAATGGCGTGGGTAACGCTTTGGGGCAATCGGATACTTGCAAGGTTGTTGAAATCTTGAACAGTTTGAGAGAAGAACCATGCCATGCACTCTCATTCTTTGACCAGCTCAAGGAACAAGGTTTTGTGCATAATGTTAGCACTTACATGGCCATTATTAGGATATTGTGTTATTGGGGTATGGATATGAGGTTGGATTCTATCTTATTGGGGGTTATCAAATCCAACGACAAACATTTGGGTTTCAAAGTTTCTGATTTATTTGAAGCACTAATCGAGTGGATTGAAGCAAAGGGCCCGGAGTCGTTGATACGGGCGTTTGATGCATTGGTAAAGGCTTACGTTAGCATTGGCAACTTTGATGAAGCCATTGATACTTTGTTTCAGACGAAGAGGCGTGGTTTAATTCCTAACATAATGACCTGTAACTTTCTTTTGAATTGTTTGATTGAGAGCAGAAAAAATGATACGGCTGTGGCTGTCTTTCGGCAATTCAAGCGGCTTGGTTTGAGCCCCAACGACTATAGCTACTGCATTGTGATTAAGGCACTCTGCAGAAAAGGTAGTTTGGAAGAGGCTGCTGACATTTTTCAAGAGATGGAGGAAGCTGGTTTGACCCCAAATGCCTTCACGTATACAACCTATATTGAGGGGCTCTGCTTGCAAGCGAGGTCAGACTTGGGGTATGAAGTGCTCAAAGCATGGAGGGAGCAAAATATTCCAATTGATGTGTTTACTTATTTTGTAGTTATTCGTGGATTTGTTAACGAGTCGAAGTTAAAAGAAGCTGAGTGTGTGTTGCTTGATATGGATGAACATGGAGTGGTTCCAGATGCATACTGTTATGGTTCCTTAATCCGTGGGTATTGTAAGATTGGGCATATACTTAAAGCTTTGGCGCTTCATAATGAAATGGCAACAAAGTGTATCAAAACCAATTGCGTGATTGTTGGTGTGATTCTTCAATGCTTGTGCCAAATGGGCATGGCTGATGAGGCAGTGGACCAGTTCAACAACTTCAAGGAGTTAAGGATATTCCTTGATGAGGTGGCATACAATATTGTAGTTAATGCATTATGCAAACTGGGAAAATTAGAAGCAGCAGTCGGGTTGCTTGATGAGATGAAGAGTAAGAAGATGAGTTTGGATGTTGTGCACTATACTACTTTAATTGGTGGATACTGTCTTCAAGGAAAACTTCTTGATGCCTTGAAACTATTTGAGGAAATAAGGGAAAAAGGTTTGAAACCTGACATAGTTACTTACAACGTACTGGCTCTTGGGCTTTCGAGAAATGGACTTGCACAAGAGGCCTTAAATCTTTTGGATTACATGGAGGGACAAGGATTGAAAGCGAGCGTTGTTACCCATAAAATGATCATTGAAGGCTTATGCACAGGAGGGAAGGTCAAGGaagctgaaattttttttaatggtttggaaGAAAAGAATCTAGGCCATTGTGATGCCATGGTCAATGGCTACTGTGAAGCAGGCAATACAAGAGAGGCTTATGAACTCTTCATTAAGCTGCCCAAGCAAGGTTTTTCATTGAGTAGGAGTTCGTGCTTAAAACTTCTAAGTAACCTTTGTATAGAAGGTGAGAATGATAAGGCTCTTGCACTATTTGAGGCAGTTCTGGCTTCAGATGATGCCCCTTGTAAAATAATGTACAGCAAACTCATGGCTGCTTTTTGTAGCTCTGGAGATATGAGAAAGGCCCAGTGGGTGTTTGATACAATGGTTCGGACTGGGATAACTCCTGATGTTATTAACTACACCATGATGATAAATGGTTATTGTAGGGTTAATTGCTTGCGGGAAGCTTGTGAAGTTCTCAAGGATATGAAGGGAAGGGGTATTGAACCAGATGTTATCACTTACACAGTTTTAATTGATGGGCATTctaaagaaaaaatgaagaaggaCCGCTGCCTTCCAAATGCAAAAGGGAGCAAAGGAGAACAGAATGAGGTTGCCACTTTGTGGAGTGAAATGaaagagattgaacaaaaaCCTGATGTTATTTCGTATACGGTTTTGATTGATTGTCATTGTAAATCAGACAACCTTGAGGATGCTGCTGTCCTTTTTGATGAAATGATTGATAGGGGTCTAGAACCGGACAATGTGACGTACACAGCTCTCCTACGTGGCTATTGTCGTCAGGGATACGCGGATAGGGCTGTAACCCTTCTTAATGACATGATATCTAGGGGGATTCAGCCGGATTCCCATACCATGTCAGCGTTGCACCATGGAATATTACAGGCCAAGAAGGTGCAGTTTTGTCACTGA